The Candidatus Methylomirabilota bacterium genome includes a window with the following:
- the trxA gene encoding thioredoxin, which yields MAETTLHLTESSFDAEIGKHKEVLMVDFWAEWCQPCRAIAPALEELAQESKGSVSLAKVNVDDNPQLAARFGIRSIPTILFMKDGQVMDQVIGAVPKSQMKKKLDALA from the coding sequence ATGGCTGAGACGACACTGCATTTGACGGAGTCGAGCTTCGACGCCGAGATCGGCAAGCACAAGGAAGTCCTCATGGTGGACTTCTGGGCGGAGTGGTGCCAGCCCTGCCGCGCCATCGCGCCGGCGCTCGAGGAGCTGGCCCAAGAATCCAAGGGCTCGGTGAGCCTCGCGAAGGTCAACGTGGACGATAACCCGCAGCTTGCCGCGCGGTTCGGCATCCGCTCGATCCCGACCATCCTGTTCATGAAGGACGGCCAGGTGATGGACCAGGTCATCGGCGCGGTGCCCAAGTCCCAGATGAAGAAGAAGCTGGACGCCCTCGCGTAG
- a CDS encoding response regulator, with amino-acid sequence MAKVMVVDDAYSELKLMEGILKSAGLEVVCFPDGEQLEERMVQEKPDVLLLDIVMPNRNGYEILRSLKRDERTKRTPVVLVSSKNQESDRVWGKRQGADEYLGKPFTAEQLVTVVRQFVK; translated from the coding sequence ATGGCCAAGGTCATGGTGGTGGACGACGCCTATTCGGAGCTCAAGCTGATGGAAGGCATCCTCAAATCCGCCGGTCTCGAGGTCGTCTGCTTCCCGGACGGCGAGCAGCTCGAGGAGCGGATGGTTCAGGAGAAGCCGGACGTGCTTCTGCTCGACATCGTCATGCCCAACCGCAACGGCTACGAGATCCTCCGCAGCCTGAAGCGCGACGAGCGCACCAAGCGCACGCCCGTCGTCCTTGTCAGCTCGAAGAACCAGGAGAGCGACCGCGTCTGGGGCAAGCGGCAGGGGGCCGACGAGTACCTGGGCAAGCCCTTCACCGCCGAGCAGCTCGTCACCGTCGTCCGGCAGTTCGTCAAGTGA
- a CDS encoding chemotaxis protein CheW yields MTTLPAESHSEARQARACLVKLAGSRFAVEVRYAREVVVFDEHTMVPLAPSHLLGVVNLRGSVMPLVDIRPFLGLEPARATRETRALVVECDGDQAAILIDEVEGLEPIGGLAPAGNGDEVRDSDFSAGRLEREGGVVTLLDVRRILAALGGPTQAVLIEAAGEAG; encoded by the coding sequence ATGACCACGCTGCCCGCCGAATCGCATTCGGAAGCCCGGCAGGCGCGGGCGTGCCTGGTCAAGCTGGCGGGCAGCCGCTTCGCCGTCGAAGTGCGATACGCGCGAGAAGTCGTCGTCTTCGACGAGCACACGATGGTCCCGCTCGCGCCGTCACACCTGCTCGGCGTCGTCAACCTCCGGGGCTCCGTCATGCCGCTCGTGGACATCCGTCCCTTCCTGGGGCTCGAGCCGGCGCGCGCGACCCGAGAGACACGGGCGCTCGTCGTGGAGTGTGACGGCGACCAGGCGGCGATCCTGATCGACGAGGTGGAGGGGCTCGAGCCGATCGGGGGACTGGCGCCGGCCGGGAACGGTGACGAGGTCCGCGATTCGGACTTCAGCGCGGGCCGTCTCGAGCGCGAGGGCGGTGTGGTCACGCTGCTCGACGTGCGGCGCATTCTGGCGGCGCTGGGCGGCCCAACTCAAGCGGTCCTAATCGAAGCGGCTGGGGAGGCGGGCTGA
- a CDS encoding ABC transporter substrate-binding protein yields the protein MDRRRFLGLTSRIAAGRIAAGSIAAGGIVTGGCVLGPGGSVWAQVAPAPRPGARPAAGPPEPPTASAPGVSARDVKIGMSAAFKGAQAGLGAELWRGAAAYYTELNARGGVNGRQLAVIALDDDYQPDPCVRNTIQLMEQDPVFFLSNYVGTPTLTRALPIIKRYGDVILIGNFTGAQPQREPPYVAFVFNVRASYRQEMAALVERFWALGARKFGVYYQIDAYGRSGTDGVERALAQRGFRVVAEATYVRGAKFEEDMGPAVSVLRQAGCDVVLCTGAYQGCGAFVRAARDVGWTVPISNVSFVGSDAMLALLLKQGKAAGRDYTRALVNSQVMPSYDDASLPGVAEYRALMDKHNPVLPEALRDKTYAPQRYSFISLEGFINAKVVAEGLRRAGANPTRASLRQALESLHSLDLGIGAPLTFSAERHQGLDSVYFTHVEGGRWVPVTDWTAAVRA from the coding sequence ATGGACAGGCGGCGCTTTCTTGGCCTGACCTCCAGGATCGCCGCGGGCAGGATCGCCGCGGGCAGCATCGCCGCGGGCGGCATCGTGACGGGTGGATGCGTGCTCGGTCCCGGTGGCAGCGTATGGGCGCAGGTCGCCCCGGCTCCGCGGCCGGGCGCTCGGCCGGCTGCAGGGCCGCCCGAGCCGCCGACCGCCAGCGCCCCTGGCGTGAGCGCCCGTGACGTCAAGATCGGGATGTCCGCCGCGTTCAAGGGCGCCCAGGCGGGCCTCGGCGCCGAGCTCTGGCGAGGCGCTGCCGCGTACTACACCGAGCTGAACGCCCGCGGCGGGGTCAACGGGCGCCAGCTCGCGGTCATCGCGCTGGACGACGACTACCAGCCGGACCCGTGCGTCCGAAACACGATTCAGCTCATGGAGCAGGACCCGGTTTTCTTTCTCTCCAACTACGTCGGCACGCCGACGCTGACGCGGGCCCTGCCCATCATCAAGCGCTACGGCGACGTGATCCTGATCGGCAACTTCACGGGCGCCCAGCCGCAGCGCGAGCCGCCCTACGTCGCCTTCGTCTTCAACGTCCGCGCCTCCTATCGCCAGGAGATGGCGGCCCTCGTCGAGCGTTTCTGGGCGCTCGGCGCGCGCAAGTTCGGCGTCTACTACCAGATCGACGCGTACGGCCGCAGCGGCACCGACGGCGTGGAACGCGCGCTGGCGCAGCGGGGATTCAGGGTCGTCGCCGAGGCGACGTACGTCCGCGGCGCGAAGTTCGAAGAGGACATGGGCCCGGCGGTCTCCGTGCTCCGCCAGGCGGGCTGCGACGTCGTCCTGTGCACGGGGGCCTATCAGGGCTGCGGCGCCTTCGTCCGCGCCGCGCGTGACGTGGGCTGGACCGTGCCCATCTCGAACGTCTCCTTCGTCGGCTCCGACGCGATGCTGGCGCTGCTCCTCAAGCAGGGTAAGGCGGCGGGCCGCGACTACACGCGCGCGCTCGTCAACTCGCAGGTGATGCCGAGCTACGACGATGCCAGCCTGCCGGGCGTGGCCGAGTACCGGGCGCTCATGGACAAGCACAATCCGGTCTTGCCGGAGGCGCTCCGGGACAAGACGTACGCGCCGCAGCGGTACAGCTTCATCAGCCTCGAGGGCTTCATCAACGCCAAGGTGGTCGCGGAGGGGCTGCGCCGTGCCGGAGCCAACCCGACGCGCGCGAGCCTCCGGCAGGCCCTCGAGTCCTTGCACAGCCTCGACCTCGGCATCGGCGCGCCGCTCACCTTCAGCGCCGAGCGCCACCAGGGGCTGGACAGCGTGTACTTTACCCACGTCGAAGGCGGGCGCTGGGTGCCCGTGACCGATTGGACCGCAGCCGTTCGGGCGTGA